Within the Borrelia miyamotoi genome, the region GGATTAACTTGATCCATAAATTGTGAAAGCTGACTAGTTGCAAAAAATTCTTTAACAGCAGAAACAATAGGTTTAACACTTATTAATTCTTGAGGTTTAAGACTAAATACCTCTTTATTAGACATTCTATCCCTTGCAATTTTCTCTACCCTAGACATTGCTCCCTTATATATATTTGTAAGCAACTCACCAACAGAACGAACTCTTCTATTTCCAAGATGATCAATGTCATCAAGAACATCATGTCCATCATATATTCTTAAAAGATGAGATATTGTATTTACTATATCTGTCATAGTAAGAACGGAAGTTGTTAAGTCATCAAGGCCGAACTCTTTAGAAAGCTTATATCGCCCCACATGACCAAGATCATATCTCTTCTCTGAAAAAAACACAGTCCTTAAATCATTCTCAGCACTATCAATGGATATTGGCTCACCAGGCAAAAGCATACTATAAACCGAAAGCATTACAGCTTCTCTTGAAAGTTCTTTAACGCCATCTTTTAAAGGAAAATAAGCATCTTCCTTTTCAAAACAATTCAAAATAATATTAGAACTAATAAAATGTTTTCCAGGAACACTGTCATATCCATCAAAATCAATAAGATCTATCTCCTTTACTCCATTTTGTAGAAAATCTTCAATATCCTGCAAGGTTATTTTATCTCCTGCCCGATAACTCATATTTTCTTTTATATCAACATCTACCGCTAAGTATTGACCCGTAATATCTCTTTTAGTATCTTCATTTACTTCAATTTTTTTAATTTTATAAAAAGTTTCAATTATTTTTTCTCTAGTATCAAGACCCAAAGCTCTTAAGAAAAGAGTAACAAGTATTCTTTTTTTCCTGTCTATCTTAACATAAAGGTAATCTTTCTTTGAATCGATCTCAAATTCCAACCAAGAACCACGATAAGGAATAATACGAGCATAATATAAATCTTTTTCCTTGTAAAAAACAACCCCAGGGGATCTGTGAATTTGAGATACAATTACCCTTTCTGCACCATTAACAATAAAAGTCCCTCTATCAGTCATTAAAGGAATAGTCCCCATATAAACATCTTTTTGTCTTATCTCTCCTGTTGTTAGAAACTGCAAATTTAATCTTATCTTTAACACAGCCTCATAACTTTGGCCCTTTCTTTTGCATTCCTTTTCAGTAAAATTAATAGAATCATTGTCAATGTAGTATTTCTCATATTCAAGCACAACCTCACCATTGCTACTTTTCATAGGAAAAACATCCCTAAAAACAGATTCAAGGCCTTCATTGAGCAAAGGTTTATTATTTTTTAATCTCTTAAGCTGCAAAAATTTCTCATAAGAATTCAATTGTATTTCGATTAAATTAGGTAAGTCTAAGATTTCTTCTACTTTTCCTTGTCCGAGATGAACCCTTTTTATCATTAAAAGACTCCTTTTAAGGCACAACAAACCACCACATGCCACTAAAATGACACGTGGAATAACAAATCTGGCATATTTTTAATGCTTTACTTAATTTCAACTTTTGCACCAACTGCTTCTAATCGTTTTTTGATTTCCTCAGCATCTGCTTTTGAAATACCTTCTTTAACTGCTTTCGGAACAGCTTCAACTAAGGTCTTAGCCTCTCCAAGTCCAAGCCCAGTAATAGCCCTTACCTCTTTAATAACATTGATCTTACTATCTCCAAAAGATACAAGCATTACATCAAATTCTGTCTGCTCCTCAGTACCACCTCCTGAAGGACTAGGTCCCGCAGCAACAGCAACCGCAGCAGCAGTAACCCCAAATTTTTCCTCAATAGCTACTATAAGCTCAACAACCTCAGATGTTTTAGCCTCTTCAAGCCATGTTAAAATATCTTCTTTACTTAGTGCCATATTAACTTAACTCCTCTTACATTATTATTTCAAACAGTGATAGCATGTGCACTTTATTAAGACTAACACCATTTTAATTACACCTTAACATCAGATACAGCCTTTAAAATCCTTGCAAGTTTTGAAATTGGCGCCTTAAGCACACTTATAAACAAAGAAATAGCCTCTTTCTTAGTAGGAAGTTTGCTATATGCATTAAGTTTAGCCTCATCATAGATCTCTCCTAAAATAAAACCTCCCTTAACCTTTAGAGTAGTAGTTTTAACAAATTCATAAAAAATTTTTGCAACAACATTAGCTTCATCAACAGCAGTAACAATAGCTGTTGGACCTAAAAGATAAGAATCAAGACCATCTATATGTTTATCTTTTAAAACTCGCTTCATTATATTATTTTTTACAACCTTTAATTCACCCTTCTCTTTTTCAACTTTATTTCTCAAGTCAGTAAGCTCCGCTACTGTTAATCCCCTGTAATCTAAGAAAAAAATATTATCCTTATTATTTAAAAACTCTCTTAACAAATTAAACATTTCAACCTTTTTAGGGTTTATCTTTGCATCCATAATCCAACTCCTACACAAAATCGATCTTTACAGAAGGCCCCATGGTAGATGTCATATAAACACTATTCACAAAAGTACCCTTTAAATCACTTGGTCGCTTCTTAAGTAATTCCTTAATAAATTCATTATAATTCTCTTTTATCTTTTTATTATCCATAGACGATTTACCAACAGAAAAATTAATAACACCATTTTTATTTGCCCTAAACTCTGTACGACCCCTCTTAAAACTAGCTATTGCACTTCTCAAGTCATTTGTAATAGTTTGTGTCTTAGGATTTGGCATTAATCCTCTTTTACCTAAAATAGGACCAAGCTTTCCCACATCCTTCATCATATCAGGTGTTGCAACAACAATATCAAAGTCATTAAACCCACTTTTAATCTTATTAATAAGGTCATCATCCCCAACATAAGAAGCACCAGACTCTCTTGCCTCATCAGCTTTAACACCCTTTGCAAACACAAGTATTCTCTTCTCTTTCATAAATTGATTTGGAAGAACAACTGTGTCTCTAACTGTATGATTCTTCTTCAAATTGAGATTAACAGATGCATCTATAGTTTCATCAAACTTAACAAACTTAATCTCTTTCAATAAGTTTATTGCATCATCTATGCTATAATATTTACGCTTATCTACCCTAGATAGAGCTTGTATATATTTTTTTCCACTCTTAGCCATTATTTTTCCACCTCAACACCCATGGAACGAGCACTTCCTGCAATGATTTTAAATGCAGCCATCTCAGTTTTTGCATTTAAATCAGGCATTTTGACCTTTGCAATTTCCATGATCTTTTCCTTTGATATAGTTCCAACCTTCTCTGTATTTGACTTCTTAGAGCCTATCTCTATCCCAATAGCCTTTTTAATCAAAACCGAAGCTGGTGGAGTCTTGACAACAAATGAAAAACTTTTATCTCTGTAAATAGTTATAATGACAGGAACAACAACTCCCGTTTCCATTTTAGCCGTTCTTTCATTAAATTCTTTAACAAATTGAGGTCCACTAACACCATGAGGTCCAAGGGCCTGCCCTATTTTAGCTCCTGGAGCGGCTTGAGCAGCCGGAATTTGAAGCTTGACCCAAGCAATCTCTTTTTTCTTCTTAGATATATCAGACATAAAAACTCCTTATGGTAAAAACGCCTTTTAAGCTCCCATTAACATATAATTAATCATTAAATTTTCTCTATATGCTGAAAATCAACTTCAACAGGAGTTGATCTTCCAAAGATTTGAACTGCAACCTTCAGCTTTTTTTTCTCATAATCAATAGACCCAATAACACCCTCAAAAGAATCAAAAGGCCCTCCCTTAATCCTAACTCTCTCACCTTCTTCAAAATCATAAAGTATGAAAATAGACTTATCTGCCTTAATTTCTCCAGCCAGCATAAAGACACTCTTAACTTCTTCATCACTAATTGGAAGAGGTTTTTGCTCTTTATTAGTTCCTACAAAACTTACAACACCTGGAATCTTAATAATATCAGCAACTGTGCTTTTCCACTCTTGTTCAGGAAGATCTAGCTCAATAAGAATATAACCTGGCCAAATCTTTCTTTCTCTTATCCGCTTTTTTCCATTTCTTATCTCCTCTACCCTTTCAATAGGAGCTTTAACATCTAAAACATTACTACCAAAAATACCTTCATCAATCAAAAGTCTTATCTCTTGTTCAATCTTCTTTTCATATTGAGAAAAAGTCTGCAATACATACCAGGCCCTGGACATAATCTTTCCTTAAAATACATAAGTTATAGCAAGATACATAATATAATCCACTATACCTAAAAAAATTGAAATAAAAAAAACCAACCAAAAAACTTGCTTTCCACTGCCTATCACTTCACTGTACTTAGGCCATGTTATTTTTTTAAGTTCCAAAACGCTTTCTTTAATAAATTTAAACACTTAAAAGCCTCTCTTTAAATACCAAACCACAGGCCAGGAGGGACTCGAACCCCCAACATGCGGTTTTGGAGACCGCTGTTTTACCATTTAAAACTACTGACCTATAAACTTTATAATTATTTTATCTTGCCTTCTTTATGAAGAGTATGCTTCCTGAGAACTGGACAATACTTCATTAATTCTAATTTCTCTTGCTTATTACGCCTATTTTTAGTAGTAGTATAATTTCTAATTCCTGTTTCTTCACACACCAAAGCTATAAGCTCAATGGCACCTTTGCCCTTCTTCTTGCCCATAAATAACACTCCTGAATATAAAAAGCCCTCAATCGGATTTGAACCGATGACCGCCACCTTACCATGGTGGTGCTCTACCACCTGAGCTATAAGGGCATCATTTCCCTTTATAACAATCCCTTATACCATACTAATTTATTCTCTGAAAAAAGACAAGCCCTTCTTAAATTATATTTCTAGGCTCTCATTTAATAATGACAAGCTTCCCTTCTCTTAAAAGATTAACATTATTCTTATTTGAAAATATCTTATTAATAGAATATTCATCAAGTATGATATCTGAATTATTTTTACCATAAATCCCTTTAGCAATCAACCTTAAAGGATAATCCCCAATTCTACCCTTATCTTTATAAGAGATATCATTTGTATATTCAAGCATTCCCCATTTTCTAAGTGCAGCTGGCTCAACCATGCTTTTATCAAAATAAAGCTTAATATTTTCATCATAAATCTTAATAAAGAAAGCATTCATTAATTGCACAACAGCGCCTGAAGAAGACTTATAATCATCACCAGCATAAACAATAATCCCAGTATAAGCAAGCTGCTCAACACTTGTATTCACCAATGGATAAAAAGCTCTATAAGGCTTACTATGGGATAAAAATAAGTTAATAAAATCAGGAAAAAGACAAAGTTCATATCTAATGGTTATGCTTTTTAAATCCTCTGAGTGCTTAGTATATCCCCTTTTTAAAATGCTATCAAGTCCTGAAAAATAAAGTATCAAATGGGGATCTGAGTTAAAATAATCTTCAAAAGTATGATCAGAATCAATTACCATTTCAAAAAGAGACTGTCTTATTAAAGTATCCTTAAAATCATTAATGCTAAATATTAATCTAGAAGTAGAATCATCAAGCCCAGCTCTATCAAATTTATCCTCATCCACTGGCTTGGTAATATCAAAATAAACGTGCTTTGTATCCCAATCAATTGTCCTCTTTATACTAGACTTAAATAGAGAATCTTTTATAACAGAAACATTAGAATAAAGTAAAAATAAAAAACTAAAAAGACTATTAAGTAAATTCAAATTAAATCTCCTTACTTTTTACCTAAATAAACTCCTATCCAAGCCCAACCATTATTAATTTCTGGATCTTTTGGATAAGAAATTTTTTTAAAGACAAAATACCATTCCCAAATATGCTCCCAACCACTAGAACCAAGATAAGATATATCATTGCTAGAATCAGCCTCAAAACGACTTGCAAACTGTATTCCATTTTTTCGCTTACTTCCAAGTTTAATCATTGTTGTTAAAAAACTATCTGTATTAATTGAATTACCTTTGCCACCCCTTTGATCCCAACTTTGAATAAAAAAATTATGTTTGTCCCTTATGCTTAATAATTTTGCAGTATTTCCAGAAAAAATATATCTCTTAATATCATTAATCAGATCATTCAAATTCCTATAAATTATAAAGTCTGGATTATTATAATAATTAACTTTAGTAACAACAGCAGAATAGTCTATTGAATCTATTCTTAAATCTGCCCTTGGTATTAAAAGAAACTTTTTATAATAAAAATACGCTTCATCATAATTTTGGATACTCTCTAAAATTAGAGCAAGATTGTAATAATAATTGCCCTTATCTGCATTAGTAAGACTATCAGCATTAGCATCAAGCAACAGTTTATAATAACGTATTTTGTAGTCAGCATTAATATTTAAATTGATAACTCTTTTTGCAATATCTATTTTTACAGAGCTATTCTCGTAAATATAATCATTAAAATTATCAACAACATACCTGTAATAGGTAAAAGCCACTAAGTCTTCCTTAATAAAAGAATATATATTACCCATCAAATAAAAATACAAAGGATAATATTCCTTACCAATATCATTAGCGATTCCTTGATTGACAGACCTCAAAGCACTTTTATAATCTTTATTGCGCATACGAATATCAACTATTCTATCAACAATAATAAATCTATCTAAATCCTTTTTACCTGACTCTTCTAAAAGACCCATGAGATTTTGAATTTCGCTATGCTTAGTTCTATAACAGCTAAAAACCAGTATCAGTCCAAATACTTGAATTAATAACCTCATTGTCTTTATTATATAATAAAGGGCATGTATAACAAAACACATCTTAAAGTCAACAAAAACTATCAGGATTTAGCATGAATAAAAAATTAATATACATTATTTTATTACTCATATTATTTCTATCTTGTTATTATGAAAATAATAAATATGGTATTGTTCTAGATTCAAACAATAGAGAAAAACTTCCAAATGGCTCAATTGTTACAATAGAAGATATCAATCAAGAAAAAAAAACAATAACAATAAACTATAATGGAATAAAATTTATAGTATATAAATTTACAATAGAAGAGTTTCAAACAAAAAAAGAAGCAGAAAAATTTAGACTAAGCATTCAACCATATATAAATAAGTATGCGATCAGTAAAAAAGATCTCCTTCCTCTTAGAACCTCGCCAGACAGCTATAGAGAAAACATAATATATAGAATTCCAAAAGAAGCTGTCTTGAAAATAATAAACGTTGGAAAAGAAACAGACGCAGGCTCACTTAAAGGAAGATGGTTATACGCCTTGACAAAAGATGGATACAAAGGTTATGTCTTTGACTACGCACTCGAAACTTTCGATAATATTACAGGCACAATATTTACAAATACACTAGATCAAACCTCACAAAATGAAGTAATCAATACATTTAAAAGTATTAAACACTTAAGACCAATGTATTATGAAAAAATGATTGCTCATAAAATGTATGATACCAACCTACTAAGAAAAGACTATGGATTGTTTTTTACTCCTAAAAATGAAATAAAAATCAATATACCCGAATTAAGTCTATCTTTCAAATTTGACATTATTGATGAGGTAAAACCGAATGGATTTCTATTCAGATCTAAAACTTCAGAGAAAGATTTTATTCTCCTAACAAAAGAAACTCAAAATTATTACAAGTCAACCATAAAAGTTAAAGAACACAACATTGAAGCAAGATTCGTGACTATTGAGCAAAATATTGCAAAAATTATTCTTGAAGCAGAAGAACAAAATCAAAATCTAATAAATAAACTAACATCTTACGGAACATTACTAAATACACAATATGGAAATATTAGATTTAAAGAAGACAAAACTTTTGTTTGGGAAATAGACAAAAAAATTTATAATCTACCAAGTTCTGGAACGTTTGAAATAATCGGAATTAGTCCAAACTTACAAATTTCATATAAAAACGCTATCAAATTGATCAATAATGAAGGAAAAGAATATTTCTGTTTACTAGATTATACTAACAATGCCTTACAACTAATATTCACATCTCCAAAAAATGTCGAAAATAGTTCAGTCATAATTGATGACAAGGATAAAATTGCGATCATATTATTTAATAATATTCAGATTAATCAAAATATACCTATAAGAATCCAAAAAATATTTCAAGGGTAAAAGCAATGAAAATAATTCTCATATTACTATTCACACAATTTATTATGTCTTTAAATGCAAATGAAAACATAAAAATAATAAAAGAATTATCAAAAACAATTTATTATCTTAATAATAAAGAATACACCACAAATAAAGAAAAGCTAGACAACTTTGTAAAATCAATAAACTTAAATGATAATAATATCTTAAAAGAGTTACAAAAAATAAAAAATGAATTTTTCATCACATCTGTATATTTCAAAAACACAAAAGGGACTCTAATAGCTCTAAATCTCTCCGCAGAAATAAATTTTCAATACAAAATATCTCCACTATCAATTTCAATAATCAATAACGATTTTCAAACCACAAAAATATTAATAGACTATGGAATTAACATTAACAGAATAGATGAAACAAAATATCCATCAATATTTTGGGCAATATACCTAAATAATGAAAAAATATTCAATTTCTTAAAAGACAAAGGAGCTGACTTAAGTTTTACCCTTAAAAATGGAAAAACACCTACACAAGCTGCAATAGAAATTGAAAATATTGATTTAATCGAATTACTACTTAAAAAAAATGCCTATATTAAAGATGAATATAAAAAAGAAATGAAAAATTTAAAAAATAAAAATTTAAAAAATATTCTAAAAAAATACAAAATAATATAAAGCAATTAGTACCCATATAACATATCAACATTTTTATTCTTTTAAAAAAGGTTTTTATGTATTTTGTCTATATTTAATAACTTTGTTACCTTATGGCACTCATTACAGTCTATGTAATCTAAAATTCCATGTAAAGACTAAAACCAATATTTTATCATTAAGACAAGATTTTACAATAACAATCGATAAAAACTTATCATGTTCTTCCAAAATACTAATCTCAGGGAATTACATATTATAAATATTTTATTGAGAAATCATACTAAAATTTCATATTTACCAAAAAATCTAGTAAGATTTATTATGCTATAAAGACTATTTTTAAAACTCGCAAAGGAACAATTTATGAATACAAAAGTCAAATTTTTTCTAACCATACCCATTGGAATATTGCTTGGATTATTTCTTCCCTCTGAAGCCTATAACACACTATCACATATCTTCATAAGGTTGGCATACTTTTCCTTAATTCCTTTTTTAATATTTTCAATTCCACTTGGCATAGAAAATATTATTGATAATAAAAAATTCAGAAAATTGATTGTGAAAACCATCTACTATGGAATTTTAATTAATACAATAGGAGTAATTGTATCCATTGTAGCTGCAACAATATACATACCACAAAGAATTCCAATATTAGACAAAAATATTCCAAATCTATATATATTTGATAAAGCAGCATTTCTTGAAACATTTTTCCCAAAAAACATCTTCACAATACTTACAAACAACAACCCAAATCTTTTAAGCATTTACATTATTTCAATAATTATTGGAATTAGTTTTTATTACGCAAAACAAAAGGGAAGAATTGCTAGAGAGCTTATATTAAGCACCTCAAATCTTTTTTACAATGCAAACGGAATAGTTGTAAAAATACTAAATTTTGGAATTATTTTCATTACAGCAGCATACACTACAAACTTAAAAAATTTCAAAAACTATCAATACTACATAAACAGCATAATATTTTTTTCATCATGGACAATAATCATTATTCTAATAATAATTCCAATGATTAGCTATCAATTAACCAAAAATTTTAAACTCGTATACAAAAACATATTAATATCCATCCAAAATATAATATTTGCAGGTTTTACAATGGACTCTTATGCTCCTTACTCTGTTTTAATAGAAGATATTAAAAATGAAAGAATGAACATAAAAAAATCAATAATCACCAATATACCAATAATCAACTTTATTTCTAAATCTGGAACAATTTTTATCGCAACAATTTCATTTTTTATTATTTTAAAATCTTACTCTAGCTTGCCCATATCAATTTATGAAATAAGTTATATGAGTATATTAACATTTCTTTTTATTTTCGCATTCCCACACGTACCAAACAGTTTAATTTACATAATTACAATGCTATGTTCAACTTATACAAAAGGAATTGAACTCAGTTACTCTAATATAACTCCAATAATTCCAATCTTAACATCCCTAGCTTTAATGATAGACTTCACATCTAATATAGCAATAATGTACATAATAGACTTCAATGAACTACAAGATACTTAAAGTAGTCTTTAAATGAAATAAATATTAGTAAGACCGTGCAAATAAAACAAGATACTTGACCACTCCATTACAATAAATACAAGTCAAGTTATTTAAAGATCTATTTTGGAATTCTTCAGGAATGCATCGTATTGTAGCTTTTGTATCATTTTTAATCCCTTCTTCACAAACTTCACTTCCACACCATGAAGAAAGCACAAATCCTAAATGGTTATTAATATAAGTCTTAAAAGTATCATAATCATTCTCTTTAAATCCAATAATTTCTTTGGTATTCAAATTCCTAAATTCTAATGCTCTATTAAACAATTCAGACTGCATATTTTCAAGTTCACATCTCATTTTCGATAATAACTCTTTCATTGATACTTGATACTTAGAATTTTTATCTTTGTCTCTTCTTGCAACAGTGACACAGTCCATTATAATATCATTAGATCCTATTTCAATTCGCATAGGAATTCCTTTAAGTTCTGCAGCAGCAAATCTAAATCCCGGAGAATTCTTAACATCTTTATCAATCTCAACTCTAAACCCCTCTCTCTTTAAAATATCAAAAACAGTAGTTGAATATTCAAGAATTCTTTTATTTGCCTCATTATCTACTTTAAAAATAGGAACAATAATAATTTCAATTGGTGCTATTTTTGGAGGCAATATCAAACCCTTGTTATCAGAATGAACCATAATCAATGCTCCAATTAATCTAGTTGAAACTCCCCAACTAGTAGCAAAAACATAATCCATTTCACCTTTTTTATTCTGAAACTTAACATCAAAAGCCTCTGCAAAATTTAATCCCAAATAATGAGATGTCCCCACTTGTAAAGCTTTTTTATCTTGCATTAATGCTTCAAGTGTGTAAGTAGACACAGCACCTGCAAATTTTTCCATTTCGGTCTTCTGACCACAAAATACAGGAATAGCTAAATAGTCCTCAATAAACCTTTTATAAAGATTTAAAATAAATAAAGTCTCTTCTTTGGCTTCCTTTTCAGTCTCATGCGCAGTATGCCCCTCCTGCCATAAAAACTCAGTGGTACGCAGAAATGGTCTTGTTCTTTTCTCCCAACGAATAATATTTGTCCATTGATTTATTTTAACAGGCAAATCTCTATAAGATTTTATCCATTTACTATACATATTCCAAATAACTGTCTCAGAAGTGGGCCTTAAAATCAAAGGTTCTGATAATTCTTCCCCACCAGCAGTTGTTACAACAGCAAGTTCTGGTGAAAATCCTTTAATATGTTCTCTCTCTTTTTCCAAAAATTCATAAGGGATAAGCAATGGAAAATATGCATTCTCATGTCCTGTCTTTTCAAAATTGTCATTAAGTATTCTTCTAATTCTCTCCCAAATAGCATATCCATAAGGCATAATAACCATACAACCTTTAACAGGACCATAATCAGCCAGCTTTGCCTTCTGCACTATATCTAAATACCACTTCGAAAAGTCTTCTTCTTTTGAAAAAATAAAATTACCCATAAGCTTTACCCTTTTTGAAAAATTTTAGAAATCCTAATCATAAAAACAACACAATTTGCCTTGCAAAGCAAAAAAATGCATTTGTTTTATTTATAATAATCATCTAGCCACCACTATTTACATCTTTAATTTAAGCACTGCCATTTTTAACTCATACAAAAACAACAACAGCACTAACTAAGAAATCTACAGTAAAAACATCTTAAAAAGATCACAAAAAACAGTAAAAATCATAACAAAGAACAAAAATAACCTGAATAACTTGAAAGAGAAATCTATATTTAAATTTATATTTATATTAAAAATATGTCAAATATATTTTTAATACAAATCTTTGCTCTAATACTTATCTTTATAAGTTGAAAAAATATGATTGTACCTTACAATAGATTTTTGCAATATATATGTAGAAAAATACATATATATTTAACTACCATATAATGGCAAAAATTAGGAAAAAATTTATTACGCCAAAAACTTAGACTAAAACATAGCTACAAGAATGTTATAAACAACCCTCTATCTACCAACTTTAAAAAAAAATTAGGTATACATTTTGCCAATGTTAATAGGTTATCAATTTCCTATGTTATTTTAAAAATCAGTCCAAATTTGACATTACTTCACAAACTACAAAAAACAAAGCTAAGTTTTATGACTCAAAATCGCCAAAAACATATTGATATGAATCAAATCTTAATATTAAAAGCAGATAAAACAAAAAAAATAATAGAAATATTGACTACCCAAAAACCGCTTTATATCACACGCTTTACAAAATATAATTCTAGGAATTATACACATCTAATAAAACATAAGTTTAAAGGAGAATTTATGAAAACATTATTAAAATTGATTATGATTTTATCATTAGTAAATCCATCTTTTGCAACAAAAATTGATCCATCAGCTCTTAACAAAATACTAAATGAAAAACAAAACCAAAATAAATTTGGGATAGGTCTTGGCATGGGAAATCCTATCACTAATATTATCATTAATTTTCCATACGTAGAAATAGATCTTGGATATGGAGGTTTTAATGGCCTAAATCCTAATAATTTCACACCTTATATTGTTTTTGGAACTGACATCCTATTCAAAGAAGAAGTTTACCAACATACAATCATCACCGGTGGACTTGGTCTGGGCATTGACTTGTCTCAAATAAAAACAAATGAACAATATGCTGCGAACCTACAATCAGAAAATAGTATAAATAAACAAGAAGAATTTTCACTAGTCTCAACTAATAACAGATTGGGAACTGTACTTAGAATTCCTATTACATTGGAATACTATTTTTTGAATAATGTTGTAATAGGGTTCAAGGCTATAGCAACAATTGGAGGCACAATGACATTTAAGCCTACATCAATGGAAGGCATAAGGTTCGGATTTTTTGGTTTTGGATTCATAAAAGCATACATATAAAGGAAAGTTAATGAAAAAAAACTATCAAAAAATATTTATATTAATTTTAATATTCAATTTACACTATTTTGCGTTCTCTAAATCCAATAATGCTTATTCGATTAAATGCAAGCAAGAAGATAACGGAACAACCTGCACCACCAATGATAATTTCATTCCCAAACAACAACCTAATCCTATTCCCAAACAAAAACCTAATCCCACTCCCAAACAACAACCTAATCCTATTCCCAAACAAAAACCTAATCCTAT harbors:
- the rplK gene encoding 50S ribosomal protein L11 gives rise to the protein MSDISKKKKEIAWVKLQIPAAQAAPGAKIGQALGPHGVSGPQFVKEFNERTAKMETGVVVPVIITIYRDKSFSFVVKTPPASVLIKKAIGIEIGSKKSNTEKVGTISKEKIMEIAKVKMPDLNAKTEMAAFKIIAGSARSMGVEVEK
- a CDS encoding ankyrin repeat domain-containing protein is translated as MKIILILLFTQFIMSLNANENIKIIKELSKTIYYLNNKEYTTNKEKLDNFVKSINLNDNNILKELQKIKNEFFITSVYFKNTKGTLIALNLSAEINFQYKISPLSISIINNDFQTTKILIDYGININRIDETKYPSIFWAIYLNNEKIFNFLKDKGADLSFTLKNGKTPTQAAIEIENIDLIELLLKKNAYIKDEYKKEMKNLKNKNLKNILKKYKII
- a CDS encoding dicarboxylate/amino acid:cation symporter, whose protein sequence is MNTKVKFFLTIPIGILLGLFLPSEAYNTLSHIFIRLAYFSLIPFLIFSIPLGIENIIDNKKFRKLIVKTIYYGILINTIGVIVSIVAATIYIPQRIPILDKNIPNLYIFDKAAFLETFFPKNIFTILTNNNPNLLSIYIISIIIGISFYYAKQKGRIARELILSTSNLFYNANGIVVKILNFGIIFITAAYTTNLKNFKNYQYYINSIIFFSSWTIIIILIIIPMISYQLTKNFKLVYKNILISIQNIIFAGFTMDSYAPYSVLIEDIKNERMNIKKSIITNIPIINFISKSGTIFIATISFFIILKSYSSLPISIYEISYMSILTFLFIFAFPHVPNSLIYIITMLCSTYTKGIELSYSNITPIIPILTSLALMIDFTSNIAIMYIIDFNELQDT
- the nusG gene encoding transcription termination/antitermination protein NusG translates to MSRAWYVLQTFSQYEKKIEQEIRLLIDEGIFGSNVLDVKAPIERVEEIRNGKKRIRERKIWPGYILIELDLPEQEWKSTVADIIKIPGVVSFVGTNKEQKPLPISDEEVKSVFMLAGEIKADKSIFILYDFEEGERVRIKGGPFDSFEGVIGSIDYEKKKLKVAVQIFGRSTPVEVDFQHIEKI
- the secE gene encoding preprotein translocase subunit SecE, with protein sequence MFKFIKESVLELKKITWPKYSEVIGSGKQVFWLVFFISIFLGIVDYIMYLAITYVF
- the rplA gene encoding 50S ribosomal protein L1; translation: MAKSGKKYIQALSRVDKRKYYSIDDAINLLKEIKFVKFDETIDASVNLNLKKNHTVRDTVVLPNQFMKEKRILVFAKGVKADEARESGASYVGDDDLINKIKSGFNDFDIVVATPDMMKDVGKLGPILGKRGLMPNPKTQTITNDLRSAIASFKRGRTEFRANKNGVINFSVGKSSMDNKKIKENYNEFIKELLKKRPSDLKGTFVNSVYMTSTMGPSVKIDFV
- a CDS encoding tetratricopeptide repeat protein gives rise to the protein MRLLIQVFGLILVFSCYRTKHSEIQNLMGLLEESGKKDLDRFIIVDRIVDIRMRNKDYKSALRSVNQGIANDIGKEYYPLYFYLMGNIYSFIKEDLVAFTYYRYVVDNFNDYIYENSSVKIDIAKRVINLNINADYKIRYYKLLLDANADSLTNADKGNYYYNLALILESIQNYDEAYFYYKKFLLIPRADLRIDSIDYSAVVTKVNYYNNPDFIIYRNLNDLINDIKRYIFSGNTAKLLSIRDKHNFFIQSWDQRGGKGNSINTDSFLTTMIKLGSKRKNGIQFASRFEADSSNDISYLGSSGWEHIWEWYFVFKKISYPKDPEINNGWAWIGVYLGKK
- the rplL gene encoding 50S ribosomal protein L7/L12, translating into MALSKEDILTWLEEAKTSEVVELIVAIEEKFGVTAAAVAVAAGPSPSGGGTEEQTEFDVMLVSFGDSKINVIKEVRAITGLGLGEAKTLVEAVPKAVKEGISKADAEEIKKRLEAVGAKVEIK
- the rpmG gene encoding 50S ribosomal protein L33 gives rise to the protein MGKKKGKGAIELIALVCEETGIRNYTTTKNRRNKQEKLELMKYCPVLRKHTLHKEGKIK
- the rplJ gene encoding 50S ribosomal protein L10, which translates into the protein MDAKINPKKVEMFNLLREFLNNKDNIFFLDYRGLTVAELTDLRNKVEKEKGELKVVKNNIMKRVLKDKHIDGLDSYLLGPTAIVTAVDEANVVAKIFYEFVKTTTLKVKGGFILGEIYDEAKLNAYSKLPTKKEAISLFISVLKAPISKLARILKAVSDVKV